AAAAAGGCATGGAACATTATTTTTAGCCATCCAGCTATTTTTTAATTCAGTTAAAGAATAATTTTTTTTTGTTTTTGGTGTCAGGTCATCTTCTTCTTTTTCTTCATAAGTATATGCATCAATTTTATTAAAAACCAAATAAGTTTGTTTATTGTTTGAGTCAATATCCGCTAAAGTTTTTTGTACAATTTCAATCTGTTCTTCAAAATTAGGATGAGAAATATCAACAACATGAATTAAAATATCAGATTCACGAACTTCATCAAAAGTTGATTTAAAAGATTCAACAAGATGATGGGGTAATTTTCTTATGAATCCAACTGTATCGGAAAGTAAAAAAGGCAAATTTTCAATAACTACTTTTCTTACTGTAGTATCCAGAGTTGCAAAAAGTTTGTTTTCAGCAAAAATATCTGACTTACTTACAAGATTCATAATTGTTGATTTACCAACATTTGTATAACCAATAAGTGCGACTCTAACAAGCTTTCCTCGATTTTTTCTTTGAGTAGTTTTCTGTTTGTCAATTTTTACTAATTGTAACTTTAATTTGGCAATTTTGTCACGAATTATTCTTCGGTCAGTTTCAATTTCTGTTTCACCAGGTCCTCGTAATCCAATACCTCCTTTTTGCCTCTCAAGATGTGTCCACATTCTTGTTAACCTAGGCAAAAGATACTGATATTGAGCAAGTTCAACCTGCACTTTTGCATGTGCAGTTCTTGCACGCTTCGCAAAAATATCAAGTATAAGATTTGTTCTGTCAAGTATTTTTTTTTGTAGAATTTTTTCAATATTTCTTAATTGAGTTGGAGATAACTCATCATCAAAAATAATAATATCAATCTCGTTTGATTTAACAAATTCTTCTATTTCAGCCAATTTTCCTGAACCAACAAATGTTTTAGAATTAGGAGCATCTAATTTTTGCATAAATTGTTTTACAGGAATTGCCCCTGCTGTTTCTGTTAAAAAAGCTAATTCCTCTAAATATTCCTTTGCCAGATTTATTGTTTGGTTCTGATTAATTACACCTATTAAAATTGCTCTTTCTTCTTTTTTTTCAGTTTCTATTAGTTCTTTCATTCAATAAATACAGATATTTATTAATGTTTTACAAATACAAAAAGCCCCGATTTTAAATAAAACCGGGGTAATACTATATTATTATTTTATCAAATAATTTAGTTCAATTGGAAATTTATTGGAACAGTATAAGAAACTTTTACAGCTTTACCGCGTTGTTTTCCAGGCTTCCATTTTGGCATACTTAAAATTACTCTTATTGCTTCCTTATCAAGAGAAGGGTCAACTCCTCTCATAACTTTTACTTTCTCAACCAAACCTTTTTTATTAACAACAAACTGAATAAAAACTTTACCTTGAATACCATTTTCTTTTGCAATTTCAGGATATTTAACATTTTGAGCTATAAATTTCCTGAGTTCAAGATCTCCTCCTGGAAATTCCGGCATGTCTTCAACAATAAAGAAAATAGGAGCATCTTCATCCTCTTCGTCGTCTTCAATATCGACAATTTCAACCTCTGTATCCTGGTCAGCCTCAGAGTCTTCAATTTCCAATTCGTCTTCAATTTCAACATCATCCTCCACAATATTTAGTACTTCTGTAACTTTTGGTGGTGGTGGTGGTGGTGGTGGTTTAATTTCTTCTTGCCTTGTAATTGGAATAATTTCTTCTTCAGCATCAACATCGGATAGTTCTCCTAAGCCTGAATCACCAGCTTTTGAACTTGTCCATTCAAATGCAAGTAATATTAAAGATAAGGTAATAACAAAGCCCAATTCGAGAAAATAACCTCTTCTTTTTTCTAAGTCTGCTTTTGGTGTTTTTTTTATTTCCATTATTATTAAATTAAATTTTGA
This window of the Bacteroidales bacterium genome carries:
- a CDS encoding energy transducer TonB; translation: MEIKKTPKADLEKRRGYFLELGFVITLSLILLAFEWTSSKAGDSGLGELSDVDAEEEIIPITRQEEIKPPPPPPPPKVTEVLNIVEDDVEIEDELEIEDSEADQDTEVEIVDIEDDEEDEDAPIFFIVEDMPEFPGGDLELRKFIAQNVKYPEIAKENGIQGKVFIQFVVNKKGLVEKVKVMRGVDPSLDKEAIRVILSMPKWKPGKQRGKAVKVSYTVPINFQLN
- the hflX gene encoding GTPase HflX yields the protein MKELIETEKKEERAILIGVINQNQTINLAKEYLEELAFLTETAGAIPVKQFMQKLDAPNSKTFVGSGKLAEIEEFVKSNEIDIIIFDDELSPTQLRNIEKILQKKILDRTNLILDIFAKRARTAHAKVQVELAQYQYLLPRLTRMWTHLERQKGGIGLRGPGETEIETDRRIIRDKIAKLKLQLVKIDKQKTTQRKNRGKLVRVALIGYTNVGKSTIMNLVSKSDIFAENKLFATLDTTVRKVVIENLPFLLSDTVGFIRKLPHHLVESFKSTFDEVRESDILIHVVDISHPNFEEQIEIVQKTLADIDSNNKQTYLVFNKIDAYTYEEKEEDDLTPKTKKNYSLTELKNSWMAKNNVPCLFISAKKKENIDSFKDMLYSKIKKIHKQRYPYDSFLY